From a single Helicoverpa armigera isolate CAAS_96S chromosome 7, ASM3070526v1, whole genome shotgun sequence genomic region:
- the LOC126056108 gene encoding uncharacterized protein LOC126056108, whose product MPRSRTFGKSSRKQVLSRKNALENIRRLREVSRNSSDISEVHSEETDCSTSNNNDLETSYTAVDEEKVTYQISGRRLIEMAYFMEQLQGISNHKSMFNCNLSTIELLSEKRSGLHSTFSIKCKMCGAEFTLESSKKTENKMDVNEEIVAGIMTIGAGVTQLNTVLCHVNMPPMSVRLYQAKHDIISRWWKKAAQLMIEAGKEEKDNALAIGSVNTDGLAMIPVSGDACWSKRSYGTNYSASSGVGAIVGMHSKKVLYYGVKNKFCNICARAENKGALPRKHACFKNFQGPSTAIEAVVITEGFKKSIGMHGLIYHQFIADGDSSTYASIRNARPYDNITVGKIEYANPEIVRLEKLRQNLNQKRHNRKIKKKKNPKPSASKDAYYGESCQKVDMNEEEFEEAKNKFLNALELSETEKVNLERDTVLQSGSTLWLETRRKLLTASWFAAVCKRRITTECGPLIKQILYQKDLSNIPSIKHGRSNEATAIRELAAILNMPIEKCGLFIDREFPFLGATPDGKCEIGIIEIKCPSSAYGLEPDDAIKLKKLILVA is encoded by the exons ATGCCGAGAAGTCGAACGTTTGGCAAAAGCTCTCGTAAACAAGTGCTTTCCAGAAAAAATGCATTGGAAAATATAAGACG ACTTCGAGAAGTGAGTCGCAATTCTAGTGACATAAGTGAGGTGCATTCAGAAGAAACAGATTGTAGTACTTCCAATAACAATGACTTGGAGACATCTTAC accGCTGTGGATGAAGAAAAAGTAACCTATCAGATTTCAGGAAGAAGGCTTATTGAAATGGCTTATTTTATGGAGCAATTACAAGGAATCAGCAATCATAAGTCtatgtttaattgtaatttgagTACAATTGAACTATTGAGTGAAAAAAGGTCTGGGCTTCACTCGACCTTTTCAATTAAATGCAAAATGTGTGGTGCTGAATTCACGTTAGAATCatccaaaaaaactgaaaataaaatggacGTGAATGAAGAAATTGTCGCTGGTATAATGACGATTGGTGCTGGGGTTACACAGCTTAATACTGTTTTGTGTCATGTAAATATGCCACCAATGTCAGTACGATTGTACCAAGCTAAGCATGACATAATAAGTCGGTGGTGGAAAAAGGCTGCGCAACTCATGATCGAGGCGGGTAAAGAGGAGAAAGACAATGCTTTAGCTATTGGAAGTGTAAATACAGATGGGTTAGCTATGATACCTGTATCGGGTGATGCATGTTGGTCCAAGCGCTCTTATGGAACCAATTACAGTGCTTCCTCCGGTGTTGGTGCAATCGTAGGCATGCActcaaaaaaagtattatattatggtgtcaaaaataaattctgcaaTATCTGTGCACGAGCAGAAAATAAAGGGGCATTACCTAGGAAACatgcttgttttaaaaattttcaaggTCCTTCTACCGCTATAGAAGCAGTTGTAATAACAGAGGGCTTCAAAAAGTCCATTGGTATGCATGGACTTATCTACCACCAGTTTATAGCAGATGGTGATTCAAGCACTTATGCTAGCATTAGGAACGCAAGGCCTTATGATAACATAACTGTGGGTAAAATCGAAT ATGCCAATCCCGAAATTGTTCGGCTAGAAAAATTACGccaaaatttaaatcaaaaaaggcacaacagaaaaattaaaaagaaaaagaatccAAAGCCATCTGCATCTAAAGATGCCTATTATGGTGAAAGTTGCCAAAAGGTGGACATGAACGAGGAAGAATTTGAAgaggccaaaaataaatttttaaatgcaTTAGAACTTTCGGAGACTGAAAAGGTAAATTTAGAAAGGGACACAGTTTTGCAGAGTGGCAGTACATTATGGCTAGAAACTAGAAGGAAACTGCTGACAGCGTCGTGGTTCGCAGCAGTCTGTAAACGTCGCATAACCACTGAGTGTGGAccactaataaaacaaatattgtatcAGAAAGACTTAAGCAATATCCCGTCAATAAAACATGGCAGAAGCAATGAAGCGACTGCCATCCGCGAACTTGCAGCGATCTTGAATATGCCCATTGAAAAGTGCGGGTTGTTCATAGACCGAGAATTTCCCTTTCTTGGAGCAACCCCCGACGGAAAGTGTGAGATTggaataatagaaataaaatgtccatCTTCGGCATATGGTTTGGAGCCAGACGATGCCATTAAACTCAAAAAGTTGATTTTGGTTGCCtag